Proteins from a genomic interval of Methanohalophilus levihalophilus:
- the atwA gene encoding methyl coenzyme M reductase system, component A2 → MPLFIEVKDLTISYEGVQVLKNINLDINEGEIVGILGKSGSGKTVLMHALRGTEDYEDISGSILYHLARCDKCGYMEPPSMVGTECPSCDSGTLQPFEADFVQLALHDHERKSVVKRIAIMLQRTFALYGDERVIANVMNSLTEIGYAGPDAMEKAVELLEEVRMTHRMMHVARDLSGGEKQRVVLARQLVRDPMLLLADEPTGTLDPRTAEVVHDVIENTVKSHNMTMVITSHWSEVIEDLADKAIILEDGEIVCQGDSCKVAGDFMKSVTSLDSKGETVLGEPIIRVDDLVKKYISVSRGVVYAVGGVSFDVREGEIFGLAGTSGAGKTTTSEILMGNVQPTSGSVSVRVGDEWVDMTVPGADNRGRAVRYMGILHQEYGLYTHRTIIDNLTESIGIDLPYELAVRKAIQTLVTTGFSENKARSILPKMADEISEGERHRVALAQILMKEPTIIVMDEPTGTMDPITRVEVTKSILKARDEMGDTFVIVSHDMDFLKDICDRVALMRDSKIVDVGEPAAVLSQLSEEELIEAAKE, encoded by the coding sequence ATGCCACTGTTCATTGAGGTCAAAGATCTTACAATATCCTATGAAGGGGTACAAGTCCTGAAAAATATTAATCTCGACATAAATGAAGGCGAGATAGTAGGTATACTGGGAAAAAGCGGTTCAGGAAAAACCGTTCTTATGCATGCATTAAGGGGTACTGAAGACTACGAAGATATTTCCGGATCTATTCTGTATCACCTTGCACGTTGTGACAAATGTGGTTATATGGAGCCTCCAAGCATGGTGGGCACGGAATGCCCGTCCTGTGACAGCGGCACTCTCCAGCCTTTTGAAGCTGATTTTGTGCAACTGGCATTACATGATCACGAAAGGAAATCCGTTGTGAAAAGAATCGCAATCATGCTCCAGCGTACATTTGCACTCTATGGTGATGAAAGGGTAATTGCTAATGTCATGAATTCCCTCACGGAAATCGGATATGCCGGTCCTGATGCGATGGAAAAAGCTGTTGAGCTGCTGGAAGAAGTGCGTATGACTCATCGTATGATGCACGTCGCTCGTGACCTGAGCGGTGGAGAAAAACAGAGAGTTGTATTGGCCCGCCAACTTGTAAGGGATCCAATGTTGCTTCTGGCAGATGAGCCCACAGGAACCCTTGATCCACGTACCGCAGAAGTCGTTCACGACGTAATAGAAAATACTGTCAAATCTCACAATATGACCATGGTTATAACCTCCCACTGGTCAGAGGTTATCGAAGATCTGGCTGACAAGGCCATTATTCTTGAAGACGGTGAAATTGTTTGTCAGGGAGATTCCTGTAAGGTTGCAGGAGACTTCATGAAAAGCGTTACTTCTCTTGACAGCAAGGGTGAAACAGTTCTCGGTGAACCAATCATAAGAGTAGATGATCTTGTCAAGAAATACATCTCTGTTTCAAGGGGTGTTGTCTATGCGGTTGGCGGTGTTAGCTTTGATGTGAGGGAAGGGGAAATTTTCGGTCTTGCAGGTACCAGTGGTGCAGGTAAAACCACTACATCCGAAATTCTTATGGGTAATGTCCAGCCGACAAGTGGCTCCGTCAGTGTGAGAGTAGGTGATGAGTGGGTCGATATGACTGTGCCGGGTGCGGACAACAGGGGGCGCGCAGTCCGGTACATGGGCATCCTGCATCAGGAATATGGACTTTACACTCACCGAACCATTATTGATAATCTGACTGAGTCTATTGGTATTGATCTGCCCTATGAGCTTGCAGTGCGTAAAGCCATCCAGACCCTTGTTACAACAGGTTTCTCCGAAAACAAGGCACGCTCGATTTTGCCAAAAATGGCTGATGAAATAAGTGAAGGTGAACGCCATAGGGTGGCACTTGCACAGATCCTGATGAAAGAACCAACTATTATTGTCATGGATGAGCCTACGGGTACAATGGACCCAATAACCCGTGTTGAAGTTACAAAATCTATCCTTAAGGCACGGGATGAAATGGGTGACACTTTTGTGATTGTATCACATGACATGGATTTCCTTAAAGACATATGTGACAGGGTAGCGTTAATGCGTGACTCAAAAATAGTGGATGTGGGTGAGCCTGCAGCTGTCCTTTCCCAGCTAAGTGAAGAGGAACTCATCGAGGCTGCTAAGGAGTAA
- the mmp3 gene encoding methyl-coenzyme M reductase-associated protein Mmp3, with amino-acid sequence MAGSTVLDAIESSGAPHSPGASVGIMKRTESVQASEVREYLLETTKGELRIELINSESPSAKQWHSNYRNYEGIPFRWDTKNAISFGPFSEDLVPTREEIHANRDEVFFGAGGFDPSNYHLIFSLNPHSSTYGTPEEGAFGRIVAGKQLLSELSAGDSIVSIEPVVEWAEEGDHLLTADMSVELEDGDQLYTYVRIEMNPEAPEGVDHFFTLIEDGTFNIDYASSSFIADSRLLGEACTYENFEPRDAGTVWVRTVGYGTGKFFISRDSRAASIMHSVIGNVASGIELVKMAQEGHHLFVRTSPEPLDILGLGFEEAKQKLETRGVELLPEGYQEDDAIIVSLEPQTTIEILAKASVKATGVPKNGVVEVELYDDLAPKTLDFFRHATSMTFKPVGSLSVMMKYENTFLFKAGKEAEKYKEILPENTPDKKANAMEIGVTNQAAKRAGLIGVRMVDDDLFGPTGEKFTSTNIIGKILEPEKLESLKEGETMYILERRV; translated from the coding sequence TTGGCAGGATCCACGGTGCTGGATGCCATCGAATCGTCAGGTGCTCCGCATTCCCCCGGTGCTTCTGTTGGTATTATGAAACGCACGGAAAGCGTGCAGGCTTCAGAAGTCAGGGAATACCTTCTGGAAACCACTAAAGGTGAACTCAGGATAGAATTAATAAATTCTGAATCTCCTTCAGCAAAACAATGGCATTCCAATTACAGGAATTATGAAGGAATACCTTTTAGATGGGATACTAAAAATGCCATCTCTTTTGGACCTTTTAGTGAGGATCTGGTTCCCACGAGGGAAGAAATCCATGCCAACCGGGATGAGGTATTTTTTGGTGCAGGAGGATTTGATCCTTCCAATTATCACCTGATTTTTTCTTTAAATCCTCATAGCTCAACTTACGGAACTCCGGAAGAAGGAGCTTTTGGAAGAATCGTAGCTGGAAAGCAGCTTCTTTCTGAATTATCTGCGGGAGACAGCATTGTTTCCATTGAACCTGTTGTTGAATGGGCAGAGGAAGGCGATCATCTCCTGACTGCCGATATGAGTGTTGAACTTGAAGACGGTGATCAGCTATACACTTACGTCAGGATTGAAATGAACCCTGAAGCTCCGGAGGGAGTTGACCATTTCTTTACATTGATAGAAGATGGGACATTCAATATTGATTATGCTTCAAGTTCCTTTATTGCAGACAGCCGGCTACTTGGTGAAGCATGTACCTATGAAAACTTCGAACCAAGGGATGCAGGCACAGTGTGGGTACGTACTGTAGGCTACGGTACAGGTAAGTTTTTCATATCCCGCGATTCCCGTGCAGCCAGTATCATGCATTCGGTCATAGGAAATGTAGCAAGTGGAATAGAACTTGTGAAAATGGCACAAGAAGGTCATCATCTTTTCGTCAGAACATCTCCTGAGCCTCTGGATATACTTGGTCTGGGCTTTGAAGAAGCAAAACAGAAGCTTGAAACAAGAGGGGTTGAACTGCTCCCTGAAGGATATCAGGAAGATGACGCAATCATTGTCTCCCTTGAGCCACAGACAACAATTGAGATTCTTGCAAAGGCTTCTGTCAAAGCAACAGGAGTTCCAAAGAATGGTGTTGTGGAAGTGGAGTTGTACGATGATCTTGCTCCGAAGACACTTGATTTCTTCAGGCATGCGACTTCCATGACTTTCAAACCTGTCGGCTCTTTGAGTGTGATGATGAAATACGAAAACACTTTCCTGTTTAAGGCTGGTAAGGAAGCTGAGAAATACAAGGAAATTCTTCCGGAAAACACCCCTGATAAAAAGGCCAATGCCATGGAAATTGGGGTAACAAACCAGGCGGCTAAAAGAGCGGGTTTGATTGGCGTTAGGATGGTTGATGATGATCTCTTCGGTCCTACAGGTGAAAAATTCACAAGCACTAATATTATAGGGAAAATTCTCGAACCAGAAAAGCTTGAAAGCTTAAAAGAAGGGGAGACCATGTACATTCTGGAAAGGAGGGTGTAA
- a CDS encoding methanogenesis marker 6 protein, with translation MAENAEDNLTKIVVIDSESVLPSDAAMQIYASETDITIKETCFGTMVTGPREAVERVVEEVRSLDRNHIFVKERGFKPGDERRCRASRGGGPRPGFHYLRQEVQMLPTIGQALDDYEKGKEIEKPKSIGKLSVSKLKEISESEL, from the coding sequence ATGGCGGAAAATGCTGAGGACAACCTGACCAAGATTGTTGTTATCGATTCAGAAAGTGTTCTTCCTTCAGACGCTGCAATGCAAATCTATGCTTCTGAAACTGATATTACCATTAAAGAAACCTGTTTTGGTACTATGGTTACCGGTCCCCGGGAAGCTGTGGAGAGGGTAGTCGAAGAAGTACGTTCCCTCGATCGTAATCACATATTCGTAAAGGAAAGAGGTTTCAAACCCGGTGATGAAAGGCGGTGTCGTGCAAGCAGGGGCGGCGGTCCGCGACCGGGATTCCATTATTTGCGTCAGGAAGTGCAGATGCTGCCTACCATAGGGCAGGCACTTGACGATTATGAGAAGGGCAAAGAAATAGAAAAACCGAAATCAATCGGGAAACTCTCCGTTTCAAAGCTAAAGGAGATATCCGAATCGGAACTATGA
- a CDS encoding methanogenesis marker 5 protein has protein sequence MAKVFIYPTNSLILSDLVERFGHTPLAMMEKIHEKISTVGVDSPPMNITPEDPKHGLKYAAVEVPAGVRGRMALVGPMIDNAEAAIIVSESVAAFGCMGCARTNELTKFLIRKRDVPILELTYPRTEDEGHDFVYKIAEFLKSLPKKEAEA, from the coding sequence TTGGCAAAAGTTTTCATTTATCCTACAAACAGCCTGATCCTTTCTGATCTCGTGGAAAGGTTTGGACATACTCCACTTGCGATGATGGAGAAAATACATGAGAAGATTTCAACGGTTGGAGTTGACTCTCCCCCTATGAACATAACTCCCGAGGATCCCAAGCATGGTCTCAAATATGCAGCAGTTGAAGTTCCTGCGGGTGTAAGGGGTAGGATGGCGTTGGTAGGTCCAATGATTGATAATGCTGAAGCTGCAATCATTGTATCGGAGAGTGTGGCTGCATTTGGTTGTATGGGTTGTGCCAGAACCAATGAGCTCACTAAATTCCTTATTAGAAAGCGGGATGTTCCGATTCTTGAGCTGACCTATCCACGGACTGAAGATGAAGGTCATGATTTTGTTTACAAGATAGCAGAATTCCTGAAATCCCTTCCAAAAAAGGAGGCTGAAGCATGA
- a CDS encoding methanogenesis marker 15 protein, protein MKEEGKVKIALVSCGSEFAGVQKELESAAESLNAKLVYPEMEITALDTIGKDFGLEVASPDLKLMMARAKAVVEGIANVDGVFVATCFRCAEAAIVRNEVRRYIFENSGLPVISYSFTERTAAATLLTRMEALTTIARRKHLLAREKQTGITAGLDSGSTTTKAVIMRDNEIIGEGWVPTIKVIESAEKAFQQALDQAGLKKEDIQAIGTTGYGRFLIGDHFDAQLAQEEITVNSKGAVYLADSQRGSATVIDIGGMDNKAISVQDGIPGMFTMGGICAGASGRFLEMTAKRLGVEITELGDLAVKGIDKNVDMNSYCIVFGIQSLVNSLAKGAAPEDVAAAACHSVVEQIFEQQLQEVEVKEPLILVGGSSLIAGVPKALEALLKVEVLVPPHSQLIGAVGAALLVSGYIEQE, encoded by the coding sequence ATGAAAGAAGAAGGGAAGGTAAAGATTGCCCTGGTGTCCTGTGGATCAGAATTTGCAGGTGTCCAGAAAGAGCTGGAATCTGCAGCGGAATCACTTAATGCAAAACTCGTTTATCCGGAAATGGAAATTACCGCCCTTGATACAATCGGGAAGGATTTTGGTCTTGAGGTTGCAAGTCCCGACTTAAAACTCATGATGGCAAGGGCTAAAGCGGTTGTAGAAGGTATTGCAAACGTGGATGGTGTCTTTGTAGCAACCTGTTTCAGGTGTGCTGAAGCCGCGATTGTGCGCAATGAAGTGCGCAGGTACATTTTTGAGAATTCCGGACTTCCTGTTATAAGTTATTCATTTACTGAACGCACTGCTGCCGCGACCCTCCTGACAAGGATGGAAGCCCTTACTACAATTGCACGTCGCAAGCATCTGCTTGCCCGTGAAAAGCAGACCGGCATCACAGCAGGGTTGGATTCAGGTTCGACAACCACCAAAGCTGTCATTATGCGTGATAATGAAATAATTGGTGAGGGCTGGGTTCCTACGATTAAGGTTATAGAAAGTGCTGAGAAAGCTTTCCAGCAGGCTCTCGATCAGGCTGGACTTAAAAAGGAAGACATCCAGGCAATCGGAACAACAGGTTACGGTCGTTTCCTGATCGGTGACCATTTTGATGCACAGCTTGCGCAGGAAGAAATCACTGTAAACTCCAAGGGAGCAGTTTATCTTGCCGATTCCCAGAGGGGAAGTGCAACAGTAATTGATATTGGGGGAATGGATAACAAAGCAATCTCCGTACAGGATGGTATTCCGGGCATGTTTACCATGGGTGGTATTTGTGCGGGTGCATCCGGCCGTTTCCTTGAAATGACTGCAAAAAGGCTCGGCGTGGAAATAACCGAACTCGGGGATCTGGCAGTAAAGGGAATCGACAAGAATGTGGATATGAACAGTTACTGTATTGTGTTTGGTATCCAGTCCCTCGTAAACTCCCTTGCAAAAGGTGCTGCTCCAGAGGATGTGGCAGCCGCAGCCTGTCATAGCGTCGTCGAGCAGATATTCGAGCAGCAATTGCAGGAAGTCGAAGTCAAGGAACCCCTTATCCTTGTAGGCGGTTCATCCCTGATTGCGGGTGTACCAAAGGCGCTTGAAGCTCTCCTGAAAGTAGAAGTGCTGGTACCTCCGCATTCACAGTTGATTGGGGCAGTAGGTGCTGCGCTCCTTGTATCCGGTTACATAGAACAGGAGTGA
- a CDS encoding methanogenesis marker 17 protein, which translates to MATIEKFVVETTVEAEIGPYRKIVEDVLTDLGMVGRISRIRVVIRPEETLFFMVATLRTVLPLVRVSDIAEVSAGKAEGTVLIELNEEKPLPTLLGLLWDKYGRNSVDQPERRTLIVNTGDSVEIDTIKEMVVDDPHKTLKANLADMAIRASPEGFRVRYHSLNETDFIFVATEDQMKPEWIEEANLLLEELKRDDVDGSSS; encoded by the coding sequence GTGGCAACAATCGAGAAGTTTGTGGTTGAAACAACCGTTGAAGCGGAAATAGGCCCCTACCGAAAGATCGTAGAGGACGTACTGACGGATCTTGGAATGGTGGGAAGAATCTCTCGTATCCGTGTGGTTATAAGGCCTGAAGAGACTCTTTTTTTTATGGTGGCAACTCTCAGGACAGTTTTACCACTTGTCAGGGTGTCTGATATTGCCGAGGTTTCTGCTGGAAAAGCAGAAGGCACTGTTTTAATCGAGTTAAATGAGGAAAAACCCCTTCCAACGCTTCTTGGATTGTTGTGGGACAAATATGGCCGAAATAGTGTTGATCAGCCTGAAAGACGGACTCTTATAGTAAACACCGGAGATTCTGTCGAAATAGATACAATCAAGGAAATGGTTGTTGATGACCCTCACAAGACGTTGAAGGCGAATCTTGCAGACATGGCAATACGCGCTTCTCCGGAAGGATTCAGGGTAAGGTATCATTCGCTGAATGAAACGGATTTCATTTTTGTTGCGACAGAAGATCAGATGAAACCGGAATGGATAGAGGAAGCCAATCTGCTTCTTGAAGAACTAAAAAGGGATGATGTTGATGGTAGCAGTTCTTGA
- a CDS encoding methanogenesis marker 7 protein, giving the protein MVAVLEPYIYEGGVHKHSLLVELLEDLGGYLVQRTPAATEVTLNMLIPKKDVPLMEKLASKLLGKLTKAPLTGVEIAVVSPTLAYHHLPHSACDVAEHFRRDGANTNMIGLARGMGRRVALSADFERRLINEHDVAVFTFGTFSDCIINKKPKLFEGITIPIVVTGGPDLKTEDVPGADAYVGNIGRIAHRMRRGQEIDSLGQMNKVVGEIVDQMREDLSRDPVAVLPARVMKEVQEQIPDIHDVLTPAPLTLQLDGIRVKLPFDRYHEAVENLELDESTVLSDVANITPSRMKDYILVKIKRKSETGFVL; this is encoded by the coding sequence ATGGTAGCAGTTCTTGAACCTTATATTTACGAAGGCGGTGTGCATAAACATAGCCTGCTTGTCGAACTTCTGGAGGATCTTGGGGGGTACCTTGTACAGAGGACTCCTGCAGCTACTGAAGTCACTCTCAATATGCTGATCCCGAAAAAAGATGTTCCCTTAATGGAGAAACTTGCATCCAAACTTCTTGGAAAGCTTACCAAGGCTCCTCTGACTGGAGTTGAAATCGCAGTTGTTTCTCCGACACTCGCTTATCACCATTTACCCCACTCTGCCTGTGACGTTGCGGAGCACTTCCGTCGGGATGGAGCCAATACAAATATGATTGGTCTGGCCAGAGGAATGGGTAGAAGGGTTGCACTTTCAGCTGATTTTGAACGCAGGCTTATTAACGAGCATGATGTAGCTGTTTTCACTTTTGGTACTTTCAGTGACTGCATAATCAACAAGAAACCCAAGCTGTTTGAAGGCATAACTATTCCCATTGTTGTGACCGGAGGGCCTGATCTCAAAACAGAAGATGTCCCCGGTGCGGATGCATATGTTGGGAATATTGGAAGGATTGCCCATCGTATGCGCAGGGGGCAGGAAATCGACAGTCTCGGACAAATGAATAAGGTCGTCGGGGAGATCGTTGATCAAATGCGTGAAGATCTTTCAAGGGATCCTGTTGCAGTGCTTCCTGCAAGGGTTATGAAAGAGGTACAGGAGCAGATTCCGGATATCCATGATGTTCTGACACCGGCTCCTTTGACTTTGCAGCTTGATGGGATAAGAGTCAAGCTTCCTTTTGACAGGTATCACGAGGCAGTTGAAAATCTTGAACTGGATGAATCCACTGTTCTTTCAGATGTGGCTAACATAACACCTTCCAGGATGAAAGATTATATTCTTGTAAAGATAAAACGTAAATCTGAGACTGGTTTTGTTCTATAA